One window of Methanogenium organophilum genomic DNA carries:
- a CDS encoding DNA-directed RNA polymerase subunit D encodes MQISFSRFDDNVARFVISGFSSAFVNAIRRTMIGEVPTLAIEDVLIYDNNSALFDEMLAHRLGLIPLRTDLDEYVFTKDCTCGGEGCSACTSVYTLSVEGPKVVYSRDLIPQNPLAAPVEENIPLVKLEKDQKIVLEARAVLGRGTDHAKWQPTLACGYKAYPHIEFDNKCDGCGMCVDECPRNVLEIKGNSAAVVEGKIEDCSLCKLCERICIANADTWDSPAISVKTVDDVFIFVVESDGSIPVRKILERAAEEIQTKSDSLVDVLCDISGGNVND; translated from the coding sequence ATGCAGATTTCATTCAGCAGGTTTGATGATAACGTCGCCCGTTTTGTCATTTCAGGCTTTTCGTCTGCATTTGTTAATGCAATCAGAAGGACAATGATCGGGGAGGTTCCGACACTGGCCATCGAAGATGTGCTTATATATGACAATAATAGCGCACTTTTCGATGAGATGCTTGCTCACCGCCTGGGGCTGATTCCCCTAAGGACAGATCTTGATGAATATGTATTCACAAAGGACTGTACCTGCGGCGGTGAGGGATGTTCGGCATGCACATCTGTTTATACGCTGAGTGTGGAAGGGCCGAAGGTCGTGTACTCCCGTGATTTGATTCCCCAGAATCCATTGGCTGCACCGGTTGAGGAGAATATTCCTCTGGTAAAACTTGAAAAAGACCAGAAGATTGTTCTGGAAGCCCGCGCTGTGCTTGGACGGGGTACTGATCATGCGAAATGGCAACCAACACTTGCCTGTGGATATAAAGCATATCCGCATATTGAATTTGACAACAAGTGTGATGGTTGTGGCATGTGTGTGGATGAATGTCCGCGAAATGTGCTTGAAATAAAGGGAAACAGCGCAGCAGTCGTTGAAGGAAAAATTGAGGACTGCTCACTCTGCAAGCTTTGTGAAAGAATCTGTATTGCAAATGCAGATACCTGGGATAGCCCTGCAATCTCTGTGAAGACAGTGGATGATGTGTTCATCTTTGTCGTTGAGAGTGATGGCTCAATTCCGGTTCGAAAGATTCTTGAACGTGCTGCAGAAGAAATTCAGACGAAATCTGACAGCC
- a CDS encoding 30S ribosomal protein S11 has product MAAPEEKWGVAHIYASFNNTVITVTDLSGAETVTKSSGGMVVKQARNESSPYAAMQMATNVAQQAREKGIVGVHVKVRAPGRGKQRSPGPGAQAAIRALARAGMRIGRIEDVTPVPHDSIRAKGGRRGRRV; this is encoded by the coding sequence ATGGCAGCACCTGAGGAGAAATGGGGCGTCGCACACATCTATGCTTCATTCAATAACACCGTTATTACTGTAACTGACTTGTCCGGCGCTGAGACCGTAACAAAGTCCAGTGGCGGTATGGTTGTAAAGCAGGCAAGGAATGAAAGTTCACCATATGCCGCAATGCAGATGGCAACAAACGTTGCACAGCAGGCAAGGGAGAAAGGCATCGTTGGCGTGCATGTAAAGGTTCGTGCACCTGGCCGTGGCAAGCAGCGCAGTCCGGGCCCCGGTGCCCAGGCAGCAATTCGCGCACTTGCACGTGCAGGTATGCGTATCGGACGTATTGAGGATGTTACCCCTGTGCCCCATGACAGCATTCGTGCAAAAGGTGGAAGAAGGGGCAGGAGAGTCTGA
- a CDS encoding 30S ribosomal protein S4 yields the protein MGYPGKNHKTYETPKRRFEKSRIEEENRLVIEYGLRNKRELWKTRSTLRNYRRAARELLALKSASTNEELIARKEEELLGHLFRFGLLGENAGISDVLAMKAENPLERRLQTMVYRQGLARSPKQARQFITHGHIAVGGRKITIPSYHVKRGEDSGISYYGPSPLTNDVHPERERIIKGGRQ from the coding sequence CATATGAAACTCCAAAACGGCGCTTTGAGAAGAGTCGTATTGAAGAAGAAAACCGGCTGGTTATTGAATATGGTCTTCGGAACAAGCGTGAGCTCTGGAAGACGCGCAGTACTCTCAGAAATTATCGTCGTGCTGCACGTGAACTTCTTGCATTGAAATCTGCATCAACAAATGAAGAACTGATTGCAAGGAAAGAGGAAGAACTTCTTGGCCATCTGTTCCGGTTTGGGTTACTTGGTGAAAATGCAGGTATCAGTGATGTTCTTGCAATGAAAGCCGAGAATCCTCTTGAACGCCGTCTTCAGACGATGGTTTACCGGCAGGGTCTTGCACGCTCACCCAAGCAGGCACGTCAGTTTATCACTCACGGGCATATTGCAGTTGGTGGCAGAAAGATTACTATCCCCAGTTATCACGTTAAGCGTGGTGAAGACAGTGGTATTTCATACTATGGTCCGTCTCCCTTAACGAATGATGTTCATCCTGAGCGCGAGCGTATTATTAAAGGAGGACGACAGTAA